The DNA sequence CCCGCTTATCTCTTAAAGCTTTTGCCCAAGCAGATTCCAACTTTTTATAAGCACTTACATTAACATTACCATTCATTGCAACTATATTATCAATAAGCGGAGATCCATTAAATTGTGTACCAATTAAATGTCCACCATGATCTCCTTGAGTACTAGGAGCTTTAACTCGGTCTTCCCCTCCAGCAGCTAACTGATGCTTACTATTACGTTCTCCCATTTCTAACGTTAATTCTCCAGAAGCTCTCTCAATTCTTCCCATTTCATCTGTTTGATATAGATATCCATTCGTTTCATATTTTACATTAGGTTTCAATTTAAATTCATCTAAAAAGTGACTACCATCTTTAACTATATCATCAAGAGCCTTACTATAATTACCCGTACCCTTATTACCCAAATTCACATCAAACTTGCTAAGTATATCCTGAACCTTGTTCTCCACAATCCGCTCATTCTCAACAGTCTCTTTTAACACTACGCCTTCAGGAGTTGAGGGCATGAGATTTGGACTGAGATTCCGGATATTGGTTATGCCCTGGTCGATCACTTTGCTGGCTGCTACTGCGCCATGTGCAGCTTTTTCCTTCAGCACCCTCGTTCCATCCTCAAATGCGTGCTTGGCATCTCGCATACGGGCAGCGGATTGGCTTGCTGCTTCTTTCACCAGGGTTTCAGTCTGGCGGATTCCTGTGTCCAAATGTTGTTTCGCCTTGGAAGACAGGTTGCGGATATGGCTTACGTCGATCAGCTTATCTCCCGCGGATAATGCCTTGCCGAAGCTCTTCACGCCTTTTGCACCGGGAATAATATCAAGCGGGGCTAGGGCGCCTCGTACCCATCTTTCCTGCGTATCCAGCTCACGGCCTGAAACAAGATCTTTACCTGCTATGGCAGAGCCAAGCTGTGACGCGCCATAGATTCCTCCGAGAGCGAGACCTGCAGGTGGGCAGATTAGAGTCGCTCCCACTACAACAACAAGCGCTGCGATATCGACCCAGAATTCTTTCTGCAACTGCTGATCTTTAATGGAATCGTACTCAAAGGCTCTTGTATTCATCGCCGCTTGGCGGTATTCCGCTTCAGTGAAATCCTGGTGACCTTTTGCCTGCAAAGCTTCAAATTCAGTTTTAATCTGATTACCATAGAAGTTCTCACCAGCAAGCAGGTCGTCGAGCGAAACAGAATCCTTTTTAACCGTCTTCTGCTCCACATCATACATTCCATGTACAAGGGTTTCAACCTTGGTTGTTCCCAGTAGGTTATCTGTAGTGTATCCTTCTATTCTTTCATCACGAATGGCTTCTACAAAACCATCAATATCCTTATGGAATGGTTCGTCTATTGTGTCTTTAACAATATCTCCTACTTTTCCCGTGAAATCAAACAATACCTCGAACTGCTCAAAGAGTTTGTTATATTTTCCTTCATGGTCCACATGTGAAAAGCTGATGGCATGATCACTGTCCAGATCTTTAATATCTGCTTCTGCATCTTCAAGGTTCTTTGTTGCGTCTTTCAGGTCATCTATGGCTCCTTTTCCCCAAACCCCTTTTCCAATCAGTTCACCAATTCCGTCCTTCATTTTATCCCAGTCTGATTTCAGGTATTTGACATCCATAGATTACACCTTCAAGTTCCCAATAATTCTTTCGGCAACCGCTTCATCATTTTCCATCATTTCATTTAATGAAAAAGTGATAAGTGTGGAAGCTCTGTTATAATGGTCTACCAATTCCAGGAATTTCTCATTAGCTTCACCAAGTGTATCTACCGTTTTCTTCGCTTCACCAGCCGTATAAAATGTATTGTCTTTAATTTTATTAATATAGAAATTCAGATGCAAATTCAGGTCTTCAAACATTGTATTAAGTTGGTTATAAACTTCGGTCAGTTCATCTGCTTTAACATGAATCTTTTCAGATGTGCTTCCTGCGCTACCTCCGCCAAAACTCGCCATTTCAACCATTTACTTCGCCCCCTGATAAGGAAATTCCAAATGATCAAACAACACTTTAAGAAACCCGTGCTGACTTGCATGATAATATTTCTTTTCTACTGGATTAATCATGATTAAACGTTGTTCTTGTTCAAATACAAGCCACTGCATATATGCTTTATCGTTGCGCGACTCCAAAGCTCCTTTTCCAGAACAAAAGACTTCCAAGTTCATAATCTTTTCTGGCTCGAATTCATTTATATGATGACGTTCTTGGTGTGTAAGAAGAGTTTTGAGAAAAGTTCTTTCCTTCTCTTCTGGTTCTCTTAATACAACAGGAAAGAAAGATGCAAGCAGATCGAATGCCTTAGCCTTAGATACTACAAATAATTTATACTTTTTTTGTCTTTCTACTTCTACAAGGAGGATTAGTTCATCCTGTTCATCCGGCATAAAAGCGAACATCATATTATTAATTCGGACATATTTATTACTTTGGTGATATGCTTGCAAAGTTTTAATTATAATTGCTCCGCCCTTTGTCAGCTTACCCTCATCGGTCAAAATATTCTTCTCGATCAGCCTCTCATATGCGCCCTCGAACACCTCATCTCCTTGCAGCTGATATATTTCCTTATCAGGCAATCCGAAAAGAATCTTTCCATCAAAAGCTTCGGCCAGCAAGTACAGCTCTGGAACGTTAAAGAAATCAGTAGTCTGTTCAATCGTTTGCTGACTCACAGATTTCTCACCTTCCTTACCTCTCCATTCGCATGGTAATCATCAAAATAATCAAGAAGATTATTCAAAGCTTCAACTTGTTTCTTGGAAATGTCATGCAATGAACCATGGAATTGCTCAAGGATATTGAGATAAGTATAAAACGCATCACGGTTCTTGCCGCTCCATTCAGCCGAGGCTACATAAGATTGCAGCGTTTTGCACTGTGTATGTGTTCTGGAAAGGCAATCTTGGATACCTTTGGCAGCAGCTCTGATTCCGTTTAATTCACTTTCATTAATTTCAACTTTATCTGCCACCTGTTATCCCTCCAATAAAGCTTTCGATCTTATCCATCATCGCTTTATGACGTGCTCTCGCTTCCTCTTCTGCAATTCGTTTATAATGCAAATATTTCTCATAAGCTGTATTTTTAGCATTTGTTAAATCGGACGTTTTGCTTTTTTCATATTCAAAATATTTATTTAGCAGAGCCGTTTTTTCTTCACGTTTTGGCTCAAAATCATCAGAAGGTATCTTATCTGACGACAGTGCAGGAATTGCGGCCTGATATCCGTTGATTGCAGCCTGTATATCTTTTATATATTTATTGTGATCGGTTAGGGCATCCTCCAATTTACCATGAAGCCTCTTATACTCATCCCTTTTCCGCTCCGCCTCTGTTCCACCAAATAACCACATTCCAGACCACGTCCTTCCCTAGTATGGAGTTGCAATTTTAATTTTTTCGTACTTACCGCGTTTGACATAATAGGCCTCATAACGCTGCAGGCTCTTCTCTTTATAAGGAGGCTGCAAAACGTCGAGCATATTCTGATCAGCAATTCTGCCGATAATTATGCCTGATTTGAATTTCTTGATCGCATTTGCTACCTCGTCATAGTTTCTGTCAATTGCGCCATTCATGGCACCAATGACAAAATGCATACCCATACGTGAACCTGCATCAATGAGTTTTGCCAGCTTTTCCTGTGCTGTCATTGATAAACTCTCAATTGTGAAACCGGCGTCTGTAAGAATGATAAGAAGCGGGCGGATTCCTTTCATGAAGTCTGCCAAAGTCGCTCTGCCATCAGTATTTGACTGGACTTCTCTGAAGGCGTCTTCTCTCGCTTCAAATAATGCTTGCAATCTTTCCAACATCTCTTCCAATGTGGCTCCGTCATTAGCATACAGGTCTGCTTTCTCCTTCCGAGAAGCAAATCCGGACGTAGCATTGTCCATCAATGCGATGTCAATCTGGTCATTATGCATTTTTGTTTCAAGAATGGTCATAAAGGCATTCTCAATTATCTCGGCATCCTCACCGATGACTAGAAGATTCTGGTCGTTTCTATAATCCAACTCAACAGGCTCAACCTCTTCAAAATCAACTGCAAACGGGATACCGCCATCTTTCAAAATGGCCGCTGTCTGATCTTTCCCAAGCAGTTCCTTGAATGTAATTTTCTCCGGAACCATTGGGATTGGTCGAGGTGTGCTTCCTGTCCACGAATGTGCCATTTCCTCTGCTTCAGCTTTGATTGCTTCGACGATTTCCAATGTGTCAGATCCGCTCGCCGGGAGGGCTGTCTGGAATGATACGGGGTCATCCAGCTTGATAAGCCCGCGACCCGGGATTTCGTCGATAGGCAAAGCTGTTCTGCCAACGACAGAGCGTACTTCTGTGTCATCAATCTGGTAGAGGGAAATCTGCGTCTTGATGTTAGCTAGAAGCTGAGCTCTCATCGCGTTCTGTCTGCCGGCCGTGATAACGAGATGCATTCCGACGCTTGCACCTTCCCTTGCAATCTGGACAGCAATGGCATCGAAGCTTTCCTTATAACTCGTATCTGCTGCCGAATCAAATGTATCTATCATGACGATAATATGCGGTACTTCTTCACCGCTCGCCCGTTCATACATCTCCATAGAGGCGACCCCATAATCACTCAGCTTTTGTTTCCGTTCTTTCAGCTCTTTGCTCAAGCGTCGGAACAGCTTCTCCATTTTCGCTTCTTCATCAACACGGATTGCATCGGCTGTATGAGGGAGATTTCTCAATGGAAGCAGACCGTTCGTCCCCAAATCCAGCAAGTAGAGATGCAGTTTTTCCGGGCTGTGCTTTCTCGCGAGGTCCATTGCGATAGTCTGAAGCATCGTTGATTTTCCATAACCAGGACTGGCGATTATCACCATATGGCCATCTTTTGTAAGATTAATATCCAACGGCTCCTGTTTTTGCATCTCAGGAATATCGACCATACCGATTGTTGCGATTAACGGTTGCTTTTTCACATGCCAAAGTGACTTGTAATCCACAGGGGACAAATTGGAAAGGAAAATCTCTCTTTCCAACGGCGGCAACCAAGGCCTCGGTAATCTCTCAATCTTTCTTTCTTCCGCAAAGTCATGAATATGACCAATGACTGCTTCCAACTCTGTTTCGGTCTTCTGTACCTTTTCTTGCCTATCCAACCCACTCAGGTCTTCTGTCAAAATGTCATACTGACCGAGATCATTAATTGCGTAGATTGTCGTGTCGAGATAGCTTGAGTCATCTTTGTCCTTCACATAGTCCGCTCCGCTCCATGCACTCTGGAACAGTTCATAAATTTCGTTGTTGCCGACTTGCAAGTACGCTCGGCCCGGCAATGTAATCTCTGCAGCGTCCGGTGTCTTAAGGATTTCGTTCGAATCACTCGCGTTCTGCACTTTCAAGGCGAGCT is a window from the Aciduricibacillus chroicocephali genome containing:
- a CDS encoding DNA/RNA non-specific endonuclease, whose protein sequence is MDVKYLKSDWDKMKDGIGELIGKGVWGKGAIDDLKDATKNLEDAEADIKDLDSDHAISFSHVDHEGKYNKLFEQFEVLFDFTGKVGDIVKDTIDEPFHKDIDGFVEAIRDERIEGYTTDNLLGTTKVETLVHGMYDVEQKTVKKDSVSLDDLLAGENFYGNQIKTEFEALQAKGHQDFTEAEYRQAAMNTRAFEYDSIKDQQLQKEFWVDIAALVVVVGATLICPPAGLALGGIYGASQLGSAIAGKDLVSGRELDTQERWVRGALAPLDIIPGAKGVKSFGKALSAGDKLIDVSHIRNLSSKAKQHLDTGIRQTETLVKEAASQSAARMRDAKHAFEDGTRVLKEKAAHGAVAASKVIDQGITNIRNLSPNLMPSTPEGVVLKETVENERIVENKVQDILSKFDVNLGNKGTGNYSKALDDIVKDGSHFLDEFKLKPNVKYETNGYLYQTDEMGRIERASGELTLEMGERNSKHQLAAGGEDRVKAPSTQGDHGGHLIGTQFNGSPLIDNIVAMNGNVNVSAYKKLESAWAKALRDKREVIVDIRPVYEGNSVRPVSFKIKYTVDGEKFKASLKNVYGGK
- a CDS encoding DUF5081 family protein gives rise to the protein MSQQTIEQTTDFFNVPELYLLAEAFDGKILFGLPDKEIYQLQGDEVFEGAYERLIEKNILTDEGKLTKGGAIIIKTLQAYHQSNKYVRINNMMFAFMPDEQDELILLVEVERQKKYKLFVVSKAKAFDLLASFFPVVLREPEEKERTFLKTLLTHQERHHINEFEPEKIMNLEVFCSGKGALESRNDKAYMQWLVFEQEQRLIMINPVEKKYYHASQHGFLKVLFDHLEFPYQGAK